The region TGTCCCCGGCGTTGACCAGGCCGGTGACGATGGGCCCGGCACCGTCGACCAGGGAAGTCCACCGGTTGTCCAGGCCGGCCATCGCCAGGACGGGCGACTGCGGTTCGGGGGCCAGGTCGAGCCAGGCGGCGCAGGCGGGGAAGCGGCGGGCGGCGGCCTCGAACACGGCGGGGTCGGTGAGCGCGCCGCGGGTCGGATCCCCCGTGGAGAGCACCAGGCTCACCGCGAAGGTGTCGTTGTCGGAAGGGAAGACGCCGGCGAGCGCGAACGGTGCGGCCGAACCGGTCTTCACCCGCCCGGGGTCACGCGGGCCGTCGGCACGCAGGCGGTACCAGCGGCACAGATAGGCGATCCCGGCGCGGTGGCTGTCGACCACGGGCGGGCGGCAGCCGGCCGCGATCAGCCAGGCGGGAACCGGCGAGCGGCGACCGGACGCATCGACGACGAGGTCCGCCCGGTGCGTCTGCGCACCCACCTGCACGCCGGTGACCCGGGCCGGGCTGCCCTCCTCGAAGCTGAGGGCGCGCACCCGGCAGCCTCGCCGCACCTCGACGGTGCGTTCCCGCCGCACGGCCGCGGTCAAGGCGGCCTCCAGCACGATGCGGCGGGTGCGCAGGGTCACCAACTCCTCGTCGCCGGCCCGATGCGGCGGATGCTCACCGAACCAGTCGAAGTCGTGGTACTCCCGGGCTCCGCGGGCCAGCAGGTCCGCGTAGACATCAGGGGCCTGCGCGCGCAACACCGTGCGCACGGGCGCGAGGAACGAGTGGGGCTGGATGGCCTGCGGTATTCGGGGCCTGCGCCAGTGGTAGAAGTCCCGGTCCAGGTCCGCCCCGGCCGCCCGCGCGTCCTGCTCGAACAACGTGACCAGATGGCCCCGCCGACCGAGCATGAGCGCCGTCCCCAGCCCGCTGATACCCCCGCCGATCACCGCAACCCGCGCCACTGAGCTCCCCTTCGCGTCGTGTTGCGGCGTGAGCCTACTGCTTGACGATCTTCGGACGCGAACCGGCGCAGTCCGTCGCGGTGCGGGGCACGGCAACCAGCAGTGGGCGGCCGTCAGCCCGGGTTGCCGACCTTGAGCACCTGGATGACGGCCGGGGCGGCCGCCTGGGCGCCGTAGCCGCCGCCGATCACCTCGGCGCAGACCGCGAGGTCGTCCCGGTAGGCGGTGAACCAGCTGTTGGTCGGGGTGCCGGGGGCGCCGACCTCGGCGGTGCCGGTCTTACCGCCGATGTTCCCGCTCAGCCCGGCGTTCAAGGGGTAGGCGGTGCCGTCCGATTCGGTGAACACGGCGTTCATCATGGCGCGCAGGTTGCTCAGCACACCCGAGGGGAGACTCTGGGCGGCGGGGGGCTGCGGCAGGCCGGGGACCAGGATCGGCTGCCTGAAGGTGCCGCTCTCCACGGTGGCCGCCACCGAGGCCAGTTGCAGCGGGTTCATGGTGACCTTGCCCTGGCCGATGTACTCGGCGGCCGTCTCGTCGCTGCTCTGGCCGGCCGGGGGGACGGAGCCGTCGACCGAAGTGACGCCTATCTTCCAGTCGGTGCCGATCCCGAAGTAGTCCTTGGCAGTCTGGGCCAGATCGCCGGGCTGCAGGGTCTGGGTGGCCTGCTTGATGAAGGCCGTGTTGCAGGAGGCCGCGAAGTCCTGGGTGAAGGTGTTGTTCGGCCGGGCGTCCGTGAAGTCGTTCTGGTACTTCTGGCCCACGATGTAGCTGGACGGGCAGGGCATCGTCGCGTCGGGCGAGATGCCCGCGTGCAGCAGGGCGGTCGCGGTGATCACCTTCATGGTGGAGCCGGGCGCGGTCGTCCCCAGCAGCGCCGTGTCGTACTGGGTGGCGGGAGCGTTGGCGATCGCCAGGATCTGGCCGGTGCTGGGCTCGATGGCCACCATGGCGGAGGGTTTGGCGCCGTTGCCGTACTGCGCCTGCACCGCCTGCTCGGCGGCCGCCTGGACCCTCGCGTCGATGGTCAGCTTGAACGGCTGGGCCGGCTTGGGGGCGGTGATGGTGAAGAGCGGCTGTGCCGTGGCCTGGCCCGTGGCGTCGGTGATCACGACCGCGCTGCCCGCGTCGGCGGCGTCGGCCGTCGGCACCTGCTGCTGGAACTGCGCCAGGATCGGGGTGAGCGAAGGGAAGTTCGTCAGCGGCTTGCCGTTGCGGTCGGTCACCGAGGACGGTGCGGCGGAGATCCGCTGGATGGCGAGGCCCTCACCGGTGCTCAGCTGCGGGTAGATCACGCTCGGCGCCCAGTGCACCGCCGTCGAGCCGTCGCCGGTCCGCTCGACGGCGAGATAGCCGGTGTACTGCCAGGTGCTGCTGGTGCCGGCGAACGCCGCCTTGGCGCTGAAGCTTTCCAGGACCTGGTTGGCGGTGCTCGGCGAACCGGAGGCGCCCGCCGCCGGATCGGCCGAGGCTGAGGTGGGGGACGGGCCCGCGGTGGCCGAGGCGAAGGCCGCCGCGGTGGCCGGACCGCTCACGGCCAGGGTGAGCCCGGTCGGCTTGAGGTTCGTCTGGAACGCCGTCAGCGCGGCGAGTGCGCTCTGCGTGTCGTCGGTCAGTTGCGCGGCGCCCACCACGTCGCCCTTGGACCAGGCCGCCAGGAAGGCATTGGCCGTGTCGGCGGCGAGGGCGGCGGTGGGCGGCGAGGTGACCTGGGCGCTCGGCTTCGGCGCGGGCGCGGCCGTGCTCTTTCCGGTCAAGCCCACCAGACTGTAGGCCCCGTACCCGCCGGCCGCCAGCATCGCCAAGGCGACGGTGGCGACAGCGGCGCTCTTCGTGGCATGACGCATCTGAGATCCCCCTGAGTTACTGTCCCGTTGCCCGCGAAGACTAGTAACCCGGGGCCGTCGCTGACGGACCTTGACGCACTCGTAACGGAGCCGGTATTCACCGGTTTCCCGCCGCAGTTCGCCGTGGCGGACGTCCAGGTCGGCCGCTGCGGGCCGACCTGGACGCGGTGAACGCGGTGGATCAGACGAGGTCGAACCGGTCCAGGTTCATCACCTTGGTCCAGGCCGCGACGAAGTCGGTCACGAACTTCTTCTTCGCGTCGTCGCTGGCGTAGACCTCGGCGAGCGCGCGCAGTTCGGAGTTCGAGCCGAAGACGAGGTCGGCACGGCTGCCGGTCCACTTGGCCTCGCCGGTCGCGGCGTCGCGACCCTCGAAGGTGGTGGCGTCCTCGGAGGTCGGCTTCCAGGTGGTGCCCAGGTCGAGCAGGTTGACGAAGAAGTCGTTGCTCAGCACCCCGGGGGTGGCGGTGAAGGTGCTGGTCGGCGACTGCGGGTGGTTCGCGCCCAGGACGCGCAGGCCACCGACGAGGACCGTCATCTCGGGGGCGCTCAGGTTCAGCAGGTTCGCCCGGTCGATCAGCAGGTACTCGGCCGCCAGCCGGGTGCCCTTGCCGAGGTAGTTGCGGAACCCGTCGGCGTTCGGTTCGAGCGCGGCGAACGACTCCACGTCCGTCTGCTCCTGCGAGGCGTCCGCGCGGCCCGGCGTGAACGGGACCTCGACGTCGAGCCCGGTGCTCCTGGCGGCCTGCTCGACGGCCGCGCCGCCGGCCAGCACGATCAGGTCGGCGAGCGAGACCCGCTTGCCGTTGCCCTGGGCGGTGTTGAAGGCCTCCTGGATCCCCTCCAGGGTGCGCAGCACGGTCGCCAGCTGGTCGGGGTCGTTGACCTCCCACCCGCTCTGCGGCTGGAGGCGGATGCGCCCGCCGTTGGCGCCACCGCGCTTGTCGCTGCCGCGGAAGGAGGAGGCCGAGGCCCACGCGGTGGTCACCAGCTGGGAGACGGTGAGGTCCGAGGCGAGGACCCGCTCCTTGAGGGCGGCGATGTCCTGGGCGTCGACCAACTCGTGCGTCACCGCCGGGATCGGGTCCTGCCACAGCAGGGCCTCGGTCGGGACTTCCGGGCCGAGGTAGCGCGCGATCGGGCCCATGTCACGGTGGGTCAGCTTGAACCACGCCCGGGCGAAGGCATCGGCGAGCTCGGCGGGGTTCTCCAGGAAGTGCCGCGAGATCGGCTCGTAGGCCGGGTCCAGGCGCAGCGCGAGGTCGGTGGTCAGCATCGTCGGCGCGTGGCTCTTCGAGGGGTCGTGGGCGTCGGGCACGGTGCCGGCCCCCGCACCGTTCTTCGGCTTCCACTGGTGCGCGCCCGCGGGGCTCTTGGTGAGCTCCCACTCGTAGCCGAAGAGGGTCTCGAAGAAGCTGTTGTCCCAGGTCACCGGGGTGCTCGTCCAGGCGCCCTCGAGGCCGCTGGTGATGGCGTCGGCGCCCTTGCCGGTGCCGAAG is a window of Kitasatospora kifunensis DNA encoding:
- a CDS encoding FAD-dependent oxidoreductase → MARVAVIGGGISGLGTALMLGRRGHLVTLFEQDARAAGADLDRDFYHWRRPRIPQAIQPHSFLAPVRTVLRAQAPDVYADLLARGAREYHDFDWFGEHPPHRAGDEELVTLRTRRIVLEAALTAAVRRERTVEVRRGCRVRALSFEEGSPARVTGVQVGAQTHRADLVVDASGRRSPVPAWLIAAGCRPPVVDSHRAGIAYLCRWYRLRADGPRDPGRVKTGSAAPFALAGVFPSDNDTFAVSLVLSTGDPTRGALTDPAVFEAAARRFPACAAWLDLAPEPQSPVLAMAGLDNRWTSLVDGAGPIVTGLVNAGDSLIHTNPTLGHGVALGLLAGQHLATHADQIAADPSGYHDWTVQALRPWFDAQVTADRVSEQRLAESSPPADRRAAALAACAFDDPVVMRARAQVRHLLQPADEAYGTDEVDRHVTAWLAARPDFSPEHDGPTRDQWDALIPG
- a CDS encoding penicillin-binding transpeptidase domain-containing protein → MRHATKSAAVATVALAMLAAGGYGAYSLVGLTGKSTAAPAPKPSAQVTSPPTAALAADTANAFLAAWSKGDVVGAAQLTDDTQSALAALTAFQTNLKPTGLTLAVSGPATAAAFASATAGPSPTSASADPAAGASGSPSTANQVLESFSAKAAFAGTSSTWQYTGYLAVERTGDGSTAVHWAPSVIYPQLSTGEGLAIQRISAAPSSVTDRNGKPLTNFPSLTPILAQFQQQVPTADAADAGSAVVITDATGQATAQPLFTITAPKPAQPFKLTIDARVQAAAEQAVQAQYGNGAKPSAMVAIEPSTGQILAIANAPATQYDTALLGTTAPGSTMKVITATALLHAGISPDATMPCPSSYIVGQKYQNDFTDARPNNTFTQDFAASCNTAFIKQATQTLQPGDLAQTAKDYFGIGTDWKIGVTSVDGSVPPAGQSSDETAAEYIGQGKVTMNPLQLASVAATVESGTFRQPILVPGLPQPPAAQSLPSGVLSNLRAMMNAVFTESDGTAYPLNAGLSGNIGGKTGTAEVGAPGTPTNSWFTAYRDDLAVCAEVIGGGYGAQAAAPAVIQVLKVGNPG
- the katG gene encoding catalase/peroxidase HPI encodes the protein MSENHDAIVVDAKSEGAGGCPVAHGRAPHPTQGGGNRQWWPDRLNLKILAKNPAVANPLGAEFDYAEAFNSLDLPTVKRDIAEALTTSQDWWPADYGTYAPLIIRMAWHSAGTYRISDGRGGAGSGQQRFAPLNSWPDNASLDKARRVLWPVKKKYGRSLSWADLMILSGNVALESMGFETFGFGGGRPDVWEPDEDVYWGPETTWLGDERYTGDRELENPLGAVQMGLIYVNPEGPNGNPDPLAAARDIRETFHRMAMNDEETVALIAGGHTFGKTHGAGPAENVGPDPEAAPLEQQGLGWHSTFGTGKGADAITSGLEGAWTSTPVTWDNSFFETLFGYEWELTKSPAGAHQWKPKNGAGAGTVPDAHDPSKSHAPTMLTTDLALRLDPAYEPISRHFLENPAELADAFARAWFKLTHRDMGPIARYLGPEVPTEALLWQDPIPAVTHELVDAQDIAALKERVLASDLTVSQLVTTAWASASSFRGSDKRGGANGGRIRLQPQSGWEVNDPDQLATVLRTLEGIQEAFNTAQGNGKRVSLADLIVLAGGAAVEQAARSTGLDVEVPFTPGRADASQEQTDVESFAALEPNADGFRNYLGKGTRLAAEYLLIDRANLLNLSAPEMTVLVGGLRVLGANHPQSPTSTFTATPGVLSNDFFVNLLDLGTTWKPTSEDATTFEGRDAATGEAKWTGSRADLVFGSNSELRALAEVYASDDAKKKFVTDFVAAWTKVMNLDRFDLV